The genomic window TATCTCAAAAATGATGGAAATATTTAAGGAATATAGCGTTGAGGCAAACCTGGAATATGAAGACTATCTGAAGGGGCTAAAGAGCATAAGAAAAGTCTGGTAGGAATAAAAAGTGATTATATTTTTTGGACAGTGATTTAGCTGACTATGCCAAGAACAAACTACGCAATTCGTTCCGCGGGTATTCAATTTTACGTTCAAAAGAGGTCATCTATGCAGCCTGAAGACCGCGACGCTGCGTATCGTTGGGGCATGCTGGATTATGCCCATACAATTCTTAAATTCACGTCAAGATTGAATTATACCTCTTATTTAATGGACAGGAAACTACAGCTCGCTGTTGAGAGGCGCATTGAAATAATCGGAGAATCAGCAAAAATGTCTCGGAGGCATTTAAGAAAGAACATCCCGAAATTCCGTGGCATTTGATAATTGCCCAGAGGAATGTCATTGTTCATGAGTACGGAGAAATAAAGCAAGACCGCATCTGGGCGCTTGCTGAAAACAGGATACCTGAACTGGTTGAGTTAATCAAACCGCTATTGCCGTCCTTGGGGTATCTGCCTACTGAAAAAGAGTTGAAAGATGAGTTAGAGCGTGAAAAAAGAATGCTTGAAACGGAGTTCAAATTGTTAAAATCAAAAGGCAAGAAATAAGGTATTCAGAAAATACCCAAAATCAACGAAGCAACAGATACAGATTTAAAGGTTATTGAACGATTGCAGCAACTCGGTTGGAAGCGGGGAGACACCTTGCTTTATCAGTAGGAGTATGCATTAAGTTCGGAGCATCAATAGATGTTCGATGTTCCCACAGTTATTTTATCCCCCGCTTATTTTTTTTTGAGTGATCCAGGGGGTATAAAGGTTTGGAAGAATTAAATATTTTGTTCTCGAAATTCGGGAAAGAGTTACAGTATGAGTTATTCAACACTCTCCTATGATGCATTTTTAAGGATTACAAGTCAAAATAAGAATCTTGAGTATGTGTTTCTTTTAGGAGCAGGGGCATCAATTAGTTCTGGAGTCCCATCGGCAGAAGATTGTATTTGGGAATGGAAAAAGGAGATATTTTTAACTAACAACCTTCACGACTCAGACCTTTGTGATGATTTGAAATTACAAAGTACGAGAATAAAAATCCAAAAATGGATTGATGCTGATGGCTCTTGTCCTCCATTGGATGATCCTCAAGAATATTCATTCTTTGCTGAAAGGGCTTATCCAACAGATGAATCAAGAAGAAAATACTTTGAAAATCTCTTTCAGGGAAAAAGTCCTTCGTTTGGTTACCATATTCTATGTCTTCTTGCCAAAGAGGGAATGGCAAAGATTGTATTCACAACTAATTTTGACGGACTTTTGACAAGGGCAGCTTACCTAAATAATCTTACCCCCATTGAAGTCACTATTGATACGGAAGACTATATCCACCGGCAACTAGAAAAAAATCGGATCATGTGCGTTGCATTACATGGCGACTATAAGTACGAGAAACTAAAGAACACCGGCAAAGAACTTGATAATCAATCGGTTGAATTTGAAAAAGCCCTGCAGTTTCATTTATACAATAAAAATTTGATTGTTCTCGGGTATAGTGGAAGAGACAAGTTGCTTATGTCTGCCTTAGAAAAGGCTTATAGTACCAAAGGTTCCGGCGCTCTTTTCTGGTGTAGCTATAAAGATAAAATTTCCCAGGATGTTGAAATCCTTCTTAATCGGGCAGTAGAAAATGATCGTAAAGCCTATCTTGTACTCACAAATGGCTTTGATGAAACTCTTCATGATATAGCCAAATATTGTTTTTCAGATAATAACGAATTGCAGAAAAAACTGAGTGAAATTGTTCAAATAAAGGATATAAATAGCCCCAATGAGGAATTACATATTGAACCATTATCCACTGTATCAAGCATACTCGTTGATGGATCTCATATTAATATCGAAAAAGAAATTGTTTCCATCGAATCATCTACCACACAACCGTTTGGTTTTCACGAAAGCGCCTTTTTATCCGAACTGACGATTTCTTGCATTATTGGTGCATGGAACGAATCTGTTGAATCAGATAAGGATGTTATAACCAATTTATCAAAGAGGCGTTATATTGACTGGATAGTGGATCTGCGACAAGTTCTACACCTTAGAGAAAGTCCATTAAAAATGAGCAACGGGATTTGGTATGTTATTGATCGAAAAGCGCTGTGGAATGCTTTGGGTTCTAGAATATTCGATGACCACTTAGATCAATTTAAAAGATGTGTGACTACAGTGCTTACAGAGCTAGACCCACAATTCGAGTTGCCTGTTGATAAACGCTATGCTGTGCGTATTTATGGCAAGGTGCTGAAACATTCATCTGACTTGCGTAAGGGACTGGCGGAAACCCTGGCATTGCTTGGAAACTACGGAAATGTTTTAAAGAATTGTGCTCAGGATAAGCCGGAGTCTACGGCTATTCTGGCTATACGTGAGATATTTGAAGGGGCAGACTGGCGACTCTGGGGCAGCCTTAATGATTTATTACCAACGCTGGCCGAAGCTGCTCCGGGTGAGTTCCTGGATTTGGTAGAAAAAGCGCTTCAACAATCGCCGTGTCCCTTTGACGAACTTTTTGTGCAGGAAGGAAGTAGTGTTACCGGCAGAAATCACATGATAGGTTTACTCCGGGCGTTGGAATGTTTGGCCTGGCATGAGGAACATTTAGTGCATGTCGCCATGATTTTAGCCGAGTTAGCATTCCATGATCCGGGTGGAAATTTGGCAAACAGACCGGCCAACTCTCTGACAACAATCTTATTGCCATGGCTTCCACAAACGCTGGCGCCCATTCATAAGCGTATTACATCCATCAAGGCAATCAAAACAGAGTTCCCCGACGTTGCCTGGAATGTATTGCTCAGTTTATTGCCGAATCAACATCATGTATCAACTGGCACATATAAACCCCGCTGGAGCAACATCCTTCCAGATGACTGGAAGCCCAAGGTTACAAATAAGGTATATTGGGAGCAGGTTACTGGTTATGCAGAGATTGCCGTTGAAATAGCATGCAAGGATTTGGATAAACTCAACGAGTTAATTGGCAACCTTGACAATTTACCTAAGCCATCATTTGACACCGTTTTGGAATATCTGTCCTCCGCTGCAATTACCCAACTTCCAGAAATAGAACGGTTGCCGATTTGGTCAAGCCTTACAAAGTTTACAAGGAAACACCGCCGTTTCTCCAGTGCAAAGTGGACGCTGGATGATGAGAGTGTTTCCAGAATTGAGGCTACTGCAAACAGACTTACACCTAACAGCCCCGAAATCCTGTACCGCAACCTTTTTAGCAGTAGGGATTTTGACCTCTATGAAGAAAACGATAACTGGAAAGAACAACGCAAGAAGCTCGATGAACGACGCCAGAAAGCTATTCAGGAAATTATAAACGCAAGTGGCATACAGGGAGTTATGGAGTTTGTTGATGCAATTGAATCACCGAGCATGGTTGGATGGACTATGGGTACGATTACTCCTAACACAATAGATCCTGTTTTACTGCCGGAATATTTGGATGTGAAAAATATAAAATATCAGCAATTTGCGGGTGGCTTTGTTTGGAGCCGTTACCAGCAACAAGGGTGGCAATGGGTTGATTGCTTGGACAGAACCAACTGGTCTCTGATGCAGATATGTCAATTTCTGATGCATTTGCCTTTCGAGGTTAATACATGGTGTCGTGCAAATAATTGGTTAGGAGATTCTGAAAGCATGTACTGGCAAAAGGTGACGGTAAACCCGCACCAATCTGACAGTGATCTCTTGCTTGCAATTGATAAACTATTATCGGTTGCACGTCCGCAGGCAGCAATTGACTGCCTTTATTATAGGTTCTATAAAAAATTACCTTTGGATAGAAAGCGAACAGTAAAAGCTCTCATGGATGCAGTTTCCGTAAAAGAGCTTGTAAATATGGAGACCTATCATATTACAGAACTCATTAAGGCGTTACAGAA from Candidatus Brocadia sp. includes these protein-coding regions:
- a CDS encoding SIR2 family protein, producing the protein MSYSTLSYDAFLRITSQNKNLEYVFLLGAGASISSGVPSAEDCIWEWKKEIFLTNNLHDSDLCDDLKLQSTRIKIQKWIDADGSCPPLDDPQEYSFFAERAYPTDESRRKYFENLFQGKSPSFGYHILCLLAKEGMAKIVFTTNFDGLLTRAAYLNNLTPIEVTIDTEDYIHRQLEKNRIMCVALHGDYKYEKLKNTGKELDNQSVEFEKALQFHLYNKNLIVLGYSGRDKLLMSALEKAYSTKGSGALFWCSYKDKISQDVEILLNRAVENDRKAYLVLTNGFDETLHDIAKYCFSDNNELQKKLSEIVQIKDINSPNEELHIEPLSTVSSILVDGSHINIEKEIVSIESSTTQPFGFHESAFLSELTISCIIGAWNESVESDKDVITNLSKRRYIDWIVDLRQVLHLRESPLKMSNGIWYVIDRKALWNALGSRIFDDHLDQFKRCVTTVLTELDPQFELPVDKRYAVRIYGKVLKHSSDLRKGLAETLALLGNYGNVLKNCAQDKPESTAILAIREIFEGADWRLWGSLNDLLPTLAEAAPGEFLDLVEKALQQSPCPFDELFVQEGSSVTGRNHMIGLLRALECLAWHEEHLVHVAMILAELAFHDPGGNLANRPANSLTTILLPWLPQTLAPIHKRITSIKAIKTEFPDVAWNVLLSLLPNQHHVSTGTYKPRWSNILPDDWKPKVTNKVYWEQVTGYAEIAVEIACKDLDKLNELIGNLDNLPKPSFDTVLEYLSSAAITQLPEIERLPIWSSLTKFTRKHRRFSSAKWTLDDESVSRIEATANRLTPNSPEILYRNLFSSRDFDLYEENDNWKEQRKKLDERRQKAIQEIINASGIQGVMEFVDAIESPSMVGWTMGTITPNTIDPVLLPEYLDVKNIKYQQFAGGFVWSRYQQQGWQWVDCLDRTNWSLMQICQFLMHLPFEVNTWCRANNWLGDSESMYWQKVTVNPHQSDSDLLLAIDKLLSVARPQAAIDCLYYRFYKKLPLDRKRTVKALMDAVSVKELVNMETYHITELIKALQNDSETEEDDLSRIEWAYLPLLDRHSEAEPKLLEKRLATQPGFFCEVIRLVYRSKNEPKTDGEPDKQKETIAVNAWRLLREWKRSPGLQGDGTFSTQDFETWLKSVKKYCAESGHLEVAMLTVGKVLLYCPADPQGLWIVQAVARALNARDAEEIRRGFVNEVFNSRGVHDVDPTGKPEKELAIHWREKADAVENAGFARFAATLRKRAESYDREAEQIIKEHRQG
- a CDS encoding DUF86 domain-containing protein, whose product is MIIAQRNVIVHEYGEIKQDRIWALAENRIPELVELIKPLLPSLGYLPTEKELKDELEREKRMLETEFKLLKSKGKK